The window NNNNNNNNNNNNNNNNNNNNNNNNNNNNNNNNNNNNNNNNNNNNNNNNNNNNNNNNNNNNNNNNNNNNNNNNNNNNNNNNNNNNNNNNNNNNNNNNNNNNNNNNNNNNNNNNNNNNNNNNNNNNNNNNNNNNNNNNNNNNNNNNNNNNNNNNNNNNNNNNNNNNNNNNNNNNNNNNNNNNNNNNNNNNNNNNNNNNNNNNNNNNNNNNNNNNNNNNNNNNNNNNNNNNNNNNNNNNNNNNNNNNNNNNNNNNNNNNNNNNNNNNNNNNNNNNNNNNNNNNNNNNNNNNNNNNNNNNNNNNNNNNNNNNNNNNNNNNNNNNNNNNNNNNNNNNNNNNNNNNNNNNNNNNNNNNNNNNNNNNNNNNNNNNNNNNNNNNNNNNNNNNNNNNNNNNNNNNNNNNNNNNNNNNNNNNNNNNNNNNNNNNNNNNNNNNNNNNNNNNNNNNNNNNNNNNNNNNNNNNNNNNNNNNNNNNNNNNNNNNNNNNNNNNNNNNNNNNNNNNNNNNNNNNNNNNNNNNNNNNNNNNNNNNNNNNNNNNNNNNNNNNNNNNNNNNNNNNNNNNNNNNNNNNNNNNNNNNNNNNNNNNNNNNNNNNNNNNNNNNNNNNNNNNNNNNNNNNNNNNNNNNNNNNNNNNNNNNNNNNNNNNNNNNNNNNNNNNNNNNNNNNNNNNNNNNNNNNNNNNNNNNNNNNNNNNNNNNNNNNNNNNNNNNNNNNNNNNNNNNNNNNNNNNNNNNNNNNNNNNNNNNNNNNNNNNNNNNNNNNNNNNNNNNNNNNNNNNNNNNNNNNNNNNNNNNNNNNNNNNNNNNNNNNNNNNNNNNNNNNNNNNNNNNNNNNNNNNNNNNNNNNNNNNNNNNNNNNNNNNNNNNNNNNNNNNNNNNNNNNNNNNNNNNNNNNNNNNNNNNNNNNNNNNNNNNNNNNNNNNNNNNNNNNNNNNNNNNNNNNNNNNNNNNNNNNNNNNNNNNNNNNNNNNNNNNNNNNNNNNNNNNNNNNNNNNNNNNNNNNNNNNNNNNNNNNNNNNNNNNNNNNNNNNNNNNNNNNNNNNNNNNNNNNNNNNNNNNNNNNNNNNNNNNNNNNNNNNNNNNNNNNNNNNNNNNNNNNNNNNNNNNNNNNNNNNNNNNNNNNNNNNNNNNNNNNNNNNNNNNNNNNNNNNNNNNNNNNNNNNNNNNNNNNNNNNNNNNNNNNNNNNNNNNNNNNNNNNNNNNNNNNNNNNNNNNNNNNNNNNNNNNNNNNNNNNNNNNNNNNNNNNNNNNNNNNNNNNNNNNNNNNNNNNNNNNNNNNNNNNNNNNNNNNNNNNNNNNNNNNNNNNNNNNNNNNNNNNNNNNNNNNNNNNNNNNNNNNNNNNNNNNNNNNNNNNNNNNNNNNNNNNNNNNNNNNNNNNNNNNNNNNNNNNNNNNNNNNNNNNNNNNNNNNNNNNNNNNNNNNNNNNNNNNNNNNNNNNNNNNNNNNNNNNNNNNNNNNNNNNNNNNNNNNNNNNNNNNNNNNNNNNNNNNNNNNNNNNNNNNNNNNNNNNNNNNNNNNNNNNNNNNNNNNNNNNNNNNNNNNNNNNNNNNNNNNNNNNNNNNNNNNNNNNNNNNNNNNNNNNNNNNNNNNNNNNNNNNNNNNNNNNNNNNNNNNNNNNNNNNNNNNNNNNNNNNNNNNNNNNNNNNNNNNNNNNNNNNNNNNNNNNNNNNNNNNNNNNNNNNNNNNNNNNNNNNNNNNNNNNNNNNNNNNNNNNNNNNNNNNNNNNNNNNNNNNNNNNNNNNNNNNNNNNNNNNNNNNNNNNNNNNNNNNNNNNNNNNNNNNNNNNNNNNNNNNNNNNNNNNNNNNNNNNNNNNNNNNNNNNNNNNNNNNNNNNNNNNNNNNNNNNNNNNNNNNNNNNNNNNNNNNNNNNNNNNNNNNNNNNNNNNNNNNNNNNNNNNNNNNNNNNNNNNNNNNNNNNNNNNNNNNNNNNNNNNNNNNNNNNNNNNNNNNNNNNNNNNNNNNNNNNNNNNNNNNNNNNNNNNNNNNNNNNNNNNNNNNNNNNNNNNNNNNNNNNNNNNNNNNNNNNNNNNNNNNNNNNNNNNNNNNNNNNNNNNNNNNNNNNNNNNNNNNNNNNNNNNNNNNNNNNNNNNNNNNNNNNNNNNNNNNNNNNNNNNNNNNNNNNNNNNNNNNNNNNNNNNNNNNNNNNNNNNNNNNNNNNNNNNNNNNNNNNNNNNNNNNNNNNNNNNNNNNNNNNNNNNNNNNNNNNNNNNNNNNNNNNNNNNNNNNNNNNNNNNNNNNNNNNNNNNNNNNNNNNNNNNNNNNNNNNNNNNNNNNNNNNNNNNNNNNNNNNNNNNNNNNNNNNNNNNNNNNNNNNNNNNNNNNNNNNNNNNNNNNNNNNNNNNNNNNNNNNNNNNNNNNNNNNNNNNNNNNNNNNNNNNNNNNNNNNNNNNNNNNNNNNNNNNNNNNNNNNNNNNNNNNNNNNNNNNNNNNNNNNNNNNNNNNNNNNNNNNNNNNNNNNNNNNNNNNNNNNNNNNNNNNNNNNNNNNNNNNNNNNNNNNNNNNNNNNNNNNNNNNNNNNNNNNNNNNNNNNNNNNNNNNNNNNNNNNNNNNNNNNNNNNNNNNNNNNNNNNNNNNNNNNNNNNNNNNNNNNNNNNNNNNNNNNNNNNNNNNNNNNNNNNNNNNNNNNNNNNNNNNNNNNNNNNNNNNNNNNNNNNNNNNNNNNNNNNNNNNNNNNNNNNNNNNNNNNNNNNNNNNNNNNNNNNNNNNNNNNNNNNNNNNNNNNNNNNNNNNNNNNNNNNNNNNNNNNNNNNNNNNNNNNNNNNNNNNNNNNNNNNNNNNNNNNNNNNNNNNNNNNNNNNAAAACTTACATGGTGAAAGTTCTGCATGAGTCCTGTGGTCTGGGTGTCAAAACTTTGTAAATCAAAGCACATTTAGCTTTTTTAGATTTgagctaaaataaaactgaaagagCTAGAGTGTCCAACCAAAATATTCGGTACCTCCTATGAAGGAGGAGTGTGATTTGTAGGGGTGGATACCAGTAAACCACACAACACTTATAGACACAATAGACACATGTAATGTTTAAGCAGGATGCACATTTGTAGTCATTCAATCCTAAGagtatgaaataataataaaaaaattgtatctACTACAATTATGATACATGACTGAGCTGAAACAAAGTCTTTCCGTGTCCTTTTCAAAGCATGTACCACTGAATAAAAGGAGGTACATGCTTACCTCCCTagatttattgcattaaaatctCATGGTGTAGATTTTTTAATAGCCTCCTGGATGTAGTCTACATTAGCTTAAAAACTTGGCTTACAATGTTGGATGTTACGATCTGTTGGATCTGAGGCCAGAATACAAGCAACCAGTGACGTTGCTGGGTTTGCTGGGTTTGCTGGGCCCCCTGTACAGTTTCTTGCATTGAGACCACATTCCTTGTTCCTGTTCAGCCGTTTGCATGTCTTGTTGAAAGCAAGCATAATCAGAGCCaccagaaacacacacacaggcagcACAACAATACACTACAGCTGGAAAAGCAGAAAGTAGGaagagaacacacacacacacacacacacacacacacaaactttttAACTCACGTTTTAAAAAACTCTGTGCCTCACCTTTTACTTCCAAAGCAGTTGTGTGCCATTAGGTTTGTCGTCGTCTGTCCCGTCTAGTTTTCCATTTTGATTCTGTTGAGGATATTATATGGTTAGTCACACAGTTTAGCATCAATTTACTGTTCAAATCATGATGAATCAACTCCAGCTGTccaaatggattttaaaataatgtttctctCACCTGTGACTGTCactgtgaattatttttttatttttttaatttttttccttttaaaatccAGAACTATTTATGATCCAGTGTcactgatggtgtcacacctaattcttcaccttaattcctaattcttttgcagttaacatgcatcttttcttctccacctgttttttctgaccatgcaactactcaacaagcatttcgctgtccaatggtcaagccttaactttgcaaattcttgtaatgcattagtattgcattcttctcatgggcatttaataatctggacttttcagtcttggttaaatatcttttttggctcattttatctgtaaaagaaaacatgcctaataattatgcacacctgaatataaggcgtttttcacttccagccttcacggacaattatatatcacacataaatgattaaatacaaaattaacagtagttattaagactgatgtggtttggaattggtaaaatgtgtttggaaaaaaaatatgagcagaacatcaacatgcctaataattctgcacacagtgtatatatatatatatatatatatatatatatatatatatatatatatactgtaaaaattaaGGCATTCAGGACCCAACAATATAAACTGTGCcatgttttataaattcaaatgtTGATGGCAGTAGTATCTGTAGTAGAGTCTTAATGAGTGATTCATCGAATCATTCATTaaaaacggctgattcatttagaaactgTGCAAGTGACTGTATTACACTTTGCTTTTATGCCCTTGTCTTGCTAACCtccttttgttttattgatgtatGTCATTGCTTACTTTGCAAAATTACATATCATAGAGTTGTTAAATTGAACACGATCTGCTGTGACATCACAATCATGTTGCATTGTGGCCTATGAAGCAGCCTAAAGTGTACATTTGAAGTAGAATCATTCTCTCAAGGGGTCGAGTGTCTATCCATATAAGCTTCCCTCTTTCACTTCACAAAGTGAAACGCACTTCAAAATGCCAAGGGGAAATTTCTTATGGGGAAGTTCTTATAGGGAAGTTCACAAGTGTGTGTCTAAAAGCGGAACACAGCCAGTGTCTGTCTTTataaatgagtcattgaatcattgattgtataataataataataataataataataataataataataataataataataataataataatttaattaattaattaattaattaattcaaaacagattaattcaggaacaaaacactgTAGGGCTCTGAGATGCTCAAATGTTTTGTTCCAGCTTTGTTTGGAACTGTTTTCCTTggtgaaacagaaaaaaacagacaatactGCAAGTGTAACTCACTCAATACTATTCATGTTTGTTGAATTGTTGTATAAATTTGCAATCGTGTGTATGCATTATTATTTGGGCACTGCTTGCTTGAGTGATAGTATCATGAGCATTATTTCCACACATGTAAGAGCTTCCAGAGTCTGGAAATTTGGTGTCTCCCACTAAAGGAGTGTGAGTCAATATTGCCCTTTACTGGTTATACTATCAAAGCAGATTGAGCTGTCAGAAGATGTTGGTTTATTAGCTTGCAACGGCACTTGGCTAACAAAACACTTTTATCAgtccttttctatttttaatttatagaaACAATAATTTAGCTGATGAATTAGAATTGGTAACCAGTCCAGATCTTGTTACATAAATAGAAAATGTAGACACAGTTGAAAGCTTTCAGTCTTTCTGAGAATATGGTTGGAGTCTTAAGGAGTTGTATGATTGGTTTTTATTGCCCTCTGCTGGTTATTTTATCTAAGCAGATTGAGCTCAAAAGATATGCCCAGAGGAATGaaaaatcaaaagtgacatcTGTTTAACAACTCAAATGTTTCTCCTAGAGAGAAATGAGGTTGCTTCAGCATCAAATTGAGACTTTTGCTTGAGTCTCCTGCTTCTCACACTTAAAAACTCTCACAACGGTGTCCTTTAAAGTTCTAAAaggaaatatcatcatcatcaccaagTTACtctgtttaaatgtaatgtagtGTAAATGttcaattactttataaaagtaatgtaacttattacatttgattactttttgattacttttctaaatttctaatattttcaactgttaatcattttgaaacatttaaaccaggcagagttaaacTTACAGTAgcgttcaacactgattactgtcagacttttaaaatcctttatcacttgaattaagattagtAAATAAGGGAtgatatacatctttattttgcgataacaactggctggatgtacattatctccCTTATTATCTCACAgttgcttgccacaaaagtaaataattatacatgaaacactgatctgagttgaaatatttgaacgcaaaacttccatgaagaaatcatttGCTAGCAAGTGGtaagatgacagaattaagaaattgtacacataatattgaattgttaatattgagttttaatattttattagctaaccaaacacaaagcttccatcaaaaaaaaaactatcaagcatatagcatcAACTTATGATGATTAATGAGTCCGGTTGAGTCTgggttattagcttttaccagttgttatcggggaataacatacATTGAAATGTCATGACTGACAAATCAGAATCGAGAATTCcacagagctgtgtaataatttaatttaaagcacagacacacaaattcagactttacacctcttatttactttacATTCTGaagttaaatacagatttgaaatcataacaatgCCATGGGGgaaaaattaatcttaaaaaataaagtatatgcataaacccaaataggaaataaaaaatgtaaaaataagcaTGTCAGCtcaaatgagacaccaatgtttcagaaGTTTAAAGACAGAATAGAACACGTTGTTGCAAATTTTGAGCACTTTAGAGATATTGAGCTTTAAAgtttttgtgttccatagacTTCAGtagatagaaccatttttgttttctaaaaaaaaacaaaatgcacaaaatgtacacagcttacaaaagaaacatcacataatgtaagtaagtaaactgaataagaatatgtgaataactcaattttgacaaaaatgtcaaatagaaccttataattctaaggtgaTGATGTGTCCTATTCTATAAACTCCtaaaacattggtgtctcatttcaGAGCAGTCACAATGCAATTTtagaaagaagtcaattaaatctgtatgtgggtgtgtgtggggaaaaaaaaaaaaaaatcagatgtaaccccctttgtattcatcaacattttcaaaagtaactgtaatttaattacattttttttgaaattaaatgacataattacaattacatttattttctaattaaattaccAACACTGATCCTCACACATTGTGCTCAGACCTCTTAAGCACCTACTGTATACAATTTGGTTCCCTCATAAACCTCTCTTCATTGGAAATTGCTTCTTGATGTCAGGAAGCATAATCAAAGCCAGAACCAGCAGACCTATAGTCAATCCAACAATCATAATCCAAAACCAAACAGCTAGAAGGGGAAGGTgggaagaaaacacattttagtgttttttttttttttctttcctttcaaACCTCAAAGGTTTTGTGAAGCTCtcaatgcatcttgatttactTACTATGTTGTTGAGTGTCATCAGTTTTGTCATCATTTGTGTAGCGTTTTCCATTTGATTTTGTATCTGATGCTGTAGAGGATATGGAAAGCTTAGTCACACTATTTAGCATCAATTTGCACTTCAGAtcatgatgaataaatctcagctgtccatttattatataaataatatttctaaatatacacTGAGCGTCTCTCACCTCTGACTGTCACTGTAATCAAGATTTCTCCTTCATTGTCCAGAACTCTGTATGTTCCTGCATCATTGTCTGTAAACTCTTTAATGGTCAGAGTCCCATCACTGTCGGTCAGTTGGTCACTTTGAGCTCCATTGCTTTTGCTCCACAACTCCCTccatcttgttttgtttttggcccAATGCACTACTTGATTAGCATTGGAAAGAACATCTAACTTGTGTTCCTCGCCTGTTTTTACAGAAATCTCATCTGAGGAGAAAAAGTATAAGCATATCTTTAAGACTGGGGGaacaaatgtaatcatttatcAGTGGATAAAATCAGTCATTGGAAAACCGTATCAATCTAAATATTAGTGTCCCATTCTGAGTCTCTGCTGGTTACATGCAATATCAAACAATTATTAAAGGAAATCCAAAAAAGCAGATGCTGATTGTTTgatctgtttttaatttaccaTAAATATGAAGCTGGTACGTCCTGAATTGTTGCTTTAGCTTTGTCTGATCATTATTGTAATAGACACGCAAAAAGTACGTCCCAGCATCACTGAAACTCAGATCCTTGATGATGACGTCACAGTTTCCTTGTTTAAATACTCGTCCACTGCATTCTTCAGTCTGACAAACAGGGATGTTTTCTGACCGACTATTTAAACTAATATCAGAAATCTTTCTGGCTTTAAATTGACATGGCAGGGTGACGTTGCTTCCCTTTTGTCCTGACACAGGTATAGTGGCAGTTCCTACAGGTGGGGCTCCTGCAAATAAAGATTCATCAATACAACATATCAATACTAAAAAATATACTTGTGGTGTCTGGGTTTATTCTCTGTAATCAATTTCATCATAAAATATTCTAGTAGAGTTATTTTAGTCAACTGGATTAACTTCTGCTCAAGACATTTCACTATTCAAGTGTCTTTAGCACTTGAGAACTGATTGTGGAGTTTCCCCAATATTTAGCATCAGAAATGCCTGTAAAGATTAGGGTTGTTGGTTCAAGCCATGAGCTATTGCTCATGAAAATTAAGTTATACAATATGCGGAAACTTTGTAGTATGAAAATCTGTGCATCTAAATCCCAGCTAATTATTCTTACTTTTATCAGAGTTCAGAACTGTTCATCTTATGAGTCAGTGTGTCTTACTGGTCTTTCTTAATTCACAAGTAAACCTcattattgataaaataaagcTATATCAGATGTGTTGTTGCAGTTATAGTGAATTCCTTAAAATCCCTTACCAAACTTATTAATAGATGAATTGTGTAGATAAGTCAGTGATGTCATagtgtgtgatgtaatacactgagaaaattttacttaaaaataaaggtgcttcatgatgccattgtctaaatggttccaaaaagaacctttaatatctgaagaacctttctgtttcacaaaaggttctttgtggcaaaagaattCTTTAGATtctaaaaaggtaagaaagagatggttctttaagaaacgtttgactgaatggttctttgtggaaccaaaaatggttcttctatggctgTGATGAACCTtataaagcacctttatttttaaaagtgtagcaGAAGAGAAACAACTGACTAGAATacttttacaatttataaacaaacatgaCACTAACCACTATGATAGATGAAgcaaaacagcagcagcagaggATTCAAGCATTTGAACCTAATGGAAATACAGAAGAGCTGTTatgagacagagacagagatcacaatgacaataaaacaatggcaataaaacattttgctgaGTGATACAACGCTAACTGACCACAATACAGTCAAAACCTTTAGTTTTATTCAAAGATTTAACACATGCAGTTCTTATAAGAAGCTTCAAACTTTGGTTTTGTAAACTTTTATACACTTTATAGATGTTTAGTGCAATCATGATCCGTCGAACGGACACAAACAGTTGTAGAAACTGTTACCAAGAAATTGTTTGATTACAATGAGTATATAGTGTagaacaatttaataattacattaataactCCACTAAGAAAAATCATCAGCACAatgataaacatatttacatatggCATCATTAGCAGGTTAGTAGGCAGCCCGTTTCCACGAACAAACAAAACTATTGGTAtaataacacaaaaacacacaagctTTATAGCCTATTTAAAAGGATAAGAACTTACATTGTAAAAGTTCTGCATGAGTTTTACATTCTGGctgtttaaattgaaaaaaaaaaaaaacactgcacgTTTAGCGaagtttatttaaaagcaaaaccaAAAGTATAATTTCCACACAGTCAAGAGACAAAATGGTTGGTTTCTCAAGAAGTATGATCGGTCTTTATTGCCCTCTGCTGGTTATTCTATCGAAGTGGATTGAGCTGTGAGAAGATGTGTGGCCTATTAGCTTCCACAGACCATATGACTGATAAAACAGTGTGTGTAGATTTGCGATTTCAGACATAGTCCTGATACAGCCAGGTAATAACAGCTAATAATAAGAGGGGAAAGTCCAGCAAACATTGTGCTGCTTCTGGCTGTTGAGTATCACATACGACTACATATCAGGTTTAGAAGCttaagttcatttttaacaaGATCCCTTATTATTTCAGTCTGATCTCAACAGTTTGAGCAGCAGATTTCAGCTCTGATTGTGTCTAAATCTGACGCAGCTTTACTAAGAAGCTGTTTAGTTTCAAAGTAAATGTTACTGCTGATGTAAACTATTTAAACATCCTCTTTATAATTCATTATAACATTATCAATAAATGTACATATGTgttgtatataaaaatgtgtgtatatatcaatttaattcatacaaaaatacaaaccaataacaaaatcaaaaatgtgt of the Labeo rohita strain BAU-BD-2019 chromosome 19, IGBB_LRoh.1.0, whole genome shotgun sequence genome contains:
- the LOC127182270 gene encoding uncharacterized protein LOC127182270 — its product is MFKCLNPLLLLFCFIYHSGAPPVGTATIPVSGQKGSNVTLPCQFKARKISDISLNSRSENIPVCQTEECSGRVFKQGNCDVIIKDLSFSDAGTYFLRVYYNNDQTKLKQQFRTYQLHIYDEISVKTGEEHKLDVLSNANQVVHWAKNKTRWRELWSKSNGAQSDQLTDSDGTLTIKEFTDNDAGTYRVLDNEGEILITVTVRASDTKSNGKRYTNDDKTDDTQQHTVWFWIMIVGLTIGLLVLALIMLPDIKKQFPMKRGL